One Deltaproteobacteria bacterium genomic region harbors:
- a CDS encoding DUF885 domain-containing protein, with the protein MTHPLPDLPFDDRHDIIKKEKLLEFFRLSPEFATVTGYHAFDDQMPHVHREAFETEFAFINTWLQELRRIPREQLSQDQRLDLALFEHCHALHHFYFRDLDLWQRGPEAITEIGQILFMTLLGQVADDETRFHNIASRLESAPEYVREHQSRMLPPPRRWRDIALQTTTGMLSFFDAITDAARAKASPQTAARVARGAEQAKAEAHRYVTWLQQSPVDDRELWVLGKDRFQELLRLRKLGMDAQEILALGEDALARYEAERRRLAKELIGSDDIEAAQLAIQADAPPDFETALRVTRETCEAAKTFLQQHRIVDLPGNERLDIIETPAFLRPLIPFAAIFPPARFAPVQQGTYMVTPPADMKQLARHLNYTAIYNTAVHEAYPGHHLQLSTANLTCSFLRSATFIGGKSAELVEGWAHYCEELMKQHGFHDTLQGRFSMVNDLVWRATRVIIDVKLSQGEMSVEAATQLLMKKTHIPLEAAQAELNRYTHSPTYQLSYLLGKHLILDLKRAVQQKEGATFDEASFHNRLLHAGSIPVSVIRRDIFGVAA; encoded by the coding sequence ATGACACACCCGCTCCCCGACCTCCCCTTTGACGACCGACACGATATCATCAAGAAAGAGAAACTCCTCGAATTTTTCCGACTCTCGCCCGAATTCGCCACGGTCACCGGATATCACGCGTTCGACGACCAGATGCCGCATGTCCACCGCGAGGCCTTCGAGACCGAATTCGCGTTCATCAATACATGGCTCCAAGAATTGCGCCGGATTCCACGCGAACAACTGAGCCAAGACCAACGACTCGACCTCGCGCTGTTCGAGCACTGTCATGCGTTGCACCACTTCTATTTTCGCGACCTCGACTTGTGGCAGCGCGGCCCCGAAGCGATCACCGAAATCGGCCAGATCCTCTTCATGACGTTGCTCGGTCAAGTGGCGGACGACGAAACGCGATTTCATAACATCGCCTCGCGCTTAGAAAGTGCTCCGGAATATGTGCGCGAGCATCAGTCGCGGATGCTGCCACCGCCGCGTCGCTGGCGCGACATTGCGCTGCAGACCACGACCGGCATGCTCTCGTTCTTCGACGCCATCACCGACGCCGCGCGGGCGAAGGCCTCACCGCAAACCGCGGCCCGTGTGGCGCGCGGCGCGGAGCAAGCCAAGGCCGAGGCCCACCGTTACGTCACCTGGCTGCAACAATCCCCGGTCGACGATCGCGAATTGTGGGTACTCGGCAAAGACCGGTTTCAGGAACTCCTGCGGCTGCGCAAACTCGGCATGGACGCGCAGGAAATCTTGGCGCTGGGCGAAGACGCGCTCGCCCGGTATGAAGCCGAACGACGCCGCCTCGCCAAGGAATTGATCGGCAGCGACGACATCGAAGCGGCCCAGCTTGCGATTCAGGCCGATGCCCCGCCCGACTTCGAAACCGCGTTGCGAGTAACACGCGAGACCTGCGAGGCCGCAAAGACCTTCTTACAACAACATCGCATCGTCGATCTTCCCGGCAACGAACGACTCGACATCATCGAAACGCCGGCCTTCTTGCGCCCGCTGATCCCGTTCGCCGCGATCTTTCCGCCGGCCCGGTTCGCGCCGGTACAACAAGGGACCTACATGGTCACGCCGCCGGCGGATATGAAACAGCTGGCGCGCCACTTGAATTACACGGCCATTTACAACACGGCCGTGCACGAGGCGTATCCAGGCCACCACCTCCAACTCTCCACCGCCAACTTGACCTGCTCGTTCCTCCGCAGCGCGACCTTCATCGGCGGCAAGTCGGCGGAACTGGTCGAAGGCTGGGCCCACTATTGCGAAGAGCTCATGAAACAGCACGGCTTCCACGACACGCTGCAAGGGCGCTTTAGCATGGTAAATGATCTTGTCTGGCGCGCGACGCGGGTAATCATCGACGTCAAGCTGTCGCAAGGCGAAATGAGCGTCGAGGCGGCAACGCAACTCCTGATGAAAAAAACCCACATCCCGTTGGAGGCCGCGCAGGCGGAATTGAATCGCTACACCCATTCGCCGACGTATCAATTGAGCTACTTGCTCGGCAAACATCTGATTCTCGACCTGAAGCGGGCGGTGCAGCAAAAAGAAGGCGCCACCTTCGACGAAGCGTCGTTCCACAACCGATTGCTGCATGCCGGATCGATTCCGGTTTCGGTGATTCGCCGGGATATTTTTGGAGTAGCGGCATGA
- a CDS encoding thrombospondin type 3 repeat-containing protein: MNRNGIALALGCGLMLSTPPLFAAECLVTVATGTGAGSLPARVADPTCTTIKFDTTAMKTSTVTLSATLDLASGVILDGQFGADGSGKVRITGNLGANIPLFKLTKSGTTLRHVQLSHPDSTILQIAGSSNTTLQNDHFSTSKTGVTIITGTGNWLDATTFAGISQFPILLANSGNKSLAAPVLTSATLAANQTWSISGTTGATVTKVALFRADTAFPAVPQGAALVTTANVAGGTFTLSGISVDNFHPGYNYTALAYDANKNTSKFAANFQPTSQPNFFAAVPACATATWWTDLTAGGWAKDYDAGGKANGAEDANHNCVKDAGETDPANLSDDALPADTDQDGISDATDNCPTTKNANQLDTDGDKLGDVCDSDDDGDTVADTSDNCPLSPNVKQDDTDGDKTGNACDSDDDNDGALDAADNCPFTANANQLDTDGDKLGDVCDSDDDADGIADASDNCPLTGNAAQLNTDADTLGDPCDPDDDNDGDADVADNCPLASNPDQLDSDADGLGDVCDAVNDNDVDDDGVADDTDNCVDVSNPDQTDGDGNGIGDMCDNAGVDTDSDGVADTTDNCVTAANADQLDADDDASGDVCDADDDGDATDDEDDNCPSTANADQLDSDTDLFGDACDTDDDGDGVPDDHDNCTNVANISQADADLDGAGDACDAVNDSDADTVPNGVDNCPLMPNLEQLNTDGDIFGDACDADDDNDGRADALDNCPWDQNADQLDSDGDKIGDACADGIGHADDTDADGVGNGADNCPFIGNTAQEDTDDDGNGDDCDADRDGDGLANEEDNCALRDNPTQADADQDGFGDACDVSDDQTAIATSTTGETPAAPPASTESPAAPTEGGCSLIAP; the protein is encoded by the coding sequence ATGAACCGCAATGGCATCGCTCTCGCCCTCGGCTGCGGCCTCATGCTGAGTACACCACCACTCTTTGCTGCCGAGTGCCTCGTGACTGTGGCGACCGGCACCGGCGCCGGATCGCTGCCGGCGCGGGTTGCCGACCCCACATGTACGACCATCAAGTTCGACACGACCGCGATGAAAACTTCCACAGTCACGCTGTCCGCGACACTCGACCTCGCGAGCGGCGTCATTCTCGACGGGCAATTCGGCGCGGATGGGAGCGGCAAAGTCCGGATCACCGGAAATCTCGGCGCGAATATTCCGCTCTTCAAATTGACGAAGTCGGGCACCACACTGCGCCATGTGCAGCTGAGCCACCCGGATTCGACCATTCTCCAAATCGCCGGCAGTTCCAATACGACACTGCAAAACGACCATTTCAGCACCAGCAAAACCGGCGTTACTATCATCACCGGAACCGGCAATTGGCTCGACGCCACGACGTTTGCGGGCATCAGCCAATTCCCTATCCTGTTGGCCAACTCGGGGAATAAGAGCTTAGCGGCGCCGGTGCTAACCAGCGCGACTCTGGCGGCGAACCAAACGTGGAGCATTTCAGGCACGACCGGGGCGACCGTCACGAAAGTCGCGCTGTTCCGCGCCGACACCGCGTTTCCCGCGGTGCCGCAAGGGGCGGCGCTCGTCACGACCGCCAATGTGGCCGGCGGCACATTCACGCTCAGCGGCATTAGCGTCGACAATTTTCATCCCGGATACAATTACACCGCGCTCGCCTACGACGCGAATAAGAACACTTCCAAGTTTGCCGCGAATTTCCAGCCGACGAGTCAGCCGAATTTCTTTGCCGCCGTGCCGGCCTGTGCGACCGCCACGTGGTGGACCGACCTGACGGCGGGCGGCTGGGCCAAGGACTACGATGCCGGAGGCAAAGCGAATGGCGCCGAAGACGCGAATCACAACTGCGTGAAAGACGCCGGCGAAACCGATCCCGCGAATTTGTCCGACGACGCGCTCCCCGCCGACACGGACCAGGACGGCATCAGCGACGCGACCGACAATTGCCCGACCACGAAAAATGCGAACCAACTCGACACCGACGGCGACAAACTCGGTGACGTCTGCGACAGCGACGACGACGGCGACACGGTCGCGGATACATCCGACAATTGTCCGCTGAGCCCGAACGTCAAACAGGACGACACCGATGGCGATAAAACCGGCAACGCCTGCGACAGCGACGACGACAACGACGGCGCGCTCGACGCGGCCGACAATTGCCCCTTCACGGCTAACGCGAACCAACTCGATACCGACGGCGACAAACTCGGCGACGTCTGCGACAGCGACGACGACGCGGACGGCATCGCCGACGCGTCCGACAATTGTCCGCTCACCGGCAACGCCGCCCAACTGAACACCGACGCAGACACACTCGGTGATCCGTGCGATCCCGACGACGACAACGACGGAGATGCCGACGTAGCCGACAATTGCCCGCTGGCCAGCAATCCCGATCAACTCGACAGCGACGCCGACGGACTGGGCGACGTCTGCGATGCCGTCAACGACAACGATGTCGACGACGACGGCGTGGCCGATGACACCGACAACTGCGTGGACGTCTCGAATCCGGACCAAACGGACGGCGACGGCAACGGCATCGGCGATATGTGCGATAACGCAGGCGTGGACACCGACAGCGACGGCGTGGCGGATACAACCGACAACTGCGTCACCGCGGCCAACGCCGATCAACTCGACGCCGACGACGACGCCTCCGGCGACGTCTGCGACGCGGACGACGACGGTGACGCCACGGACGACGAGGACGACAACTGCCCGTCAACCGCCAACGCCGACCAACTCGACAGCGACACCGATCTGTTCGGCGACGCCTGCGACACGGACGACGACGGCGACGGCGTGCCGGATGACCACGATAATTGCACGAACGTGGCCAATATCAGCCAAGCCGACGCCGACCTCGACGGAGCCGGCGACGCCTGTGACGCCGTGAACGACAGCGACGCGGACACCGTGCCGAACGGAGTCGACAATTGTCCGCTCATGCCCAACTTAGAACAGCTGAACACCGACGGCGACATCTTCGGCGACGCGTGCGACGCAGACGACGACAACGATGGCCGCGCGGATGCGCTCGACAACTGCCCGTGGGATCAGAACGCCGATCAACTCGACAGCGACGGCGACAAAATCGGCGACGCGTGCGCGGACGGCATCGGTCACGCGGATGACACCGATGCCGACGGCGTCGGCAACGGCGCAGACAACTGCCCGTTCATCGGCAACACCGCGCAAGAAGACACCGACGACGATGGAAACGGCGACGACTGCGACGCCGATCGCGACGGCGACGGACTGGCCAATGAAGAGGATAACTGCGCGCTGCGCGACAATCCAACGCAGGCCGACGCCGATCAAGACGGCTTCGGCGACGCGTGCGACGTGTCGGATGATCAAACGGCGATCGCAACCAGCACAACCGGGGAAACCCCTGCGGCACCCCCGGCCAGCACCGAATCCCCCGCCGCCCCCACCGAAGGCGGCTGCAGTTTGATTGCCCCATAA
- a CDS encoding SDR family oxidoreductase: MMEKINILLTGASGLLGRVVWRHFSALDAFHVVGTAFRRTNSALVPLNLLDPTSIREVVQATRPEIIIHCAAERRPDVSESQHDATLALNAQATGTLAECAKPYDSKFIYISTDYVFEGTQPPYAEMAMPRPLNFYGQTKLAGEQAVAAMLPTRHYILRLPILYGPVTRLDECPAMALAQALLATDPVALDHWAVRFPTLTDDVALVLEQMVARIARDGLAAGVYHWQSDEAFTKYELTKAMEEILGVATDHLVPVTTPSSEAPRPQNCQMVCAGLEKLGIGHRTPLRSVIGSLLQPFMRA; this comes from the coding sequence ATGATGGAAAAAATAAACATCCTCCTCACTGGCGCGTCCGGATTGCTCGGGCGGGTGGTGTGGCGTCACTTTAGCGCGCTGGATGCCTTCCATGTCGTCGGCACCGCGTTTCGGCGAACCAACAGCGCGCTCGTTCCGCTCAATCTGCTCGATCCGACTTCAATTCGCGAGGTCGTGCAGGCCACCCGGCCGGAGATCATCATCCACTGCGCGGCAGAGCGCCGTCCCGACGTCAGCGAAAGTCAGCACGATGCGACATTGGCGCTGAACGCGCAGGCGACAGGCACTTTAGCCGAGTGTGCCAAGCCGTATGACAGCAAGTTCATCTACATCTCGACCGATTACGTGTTCGAGGGCACGCAGCCGCCGTATGCCGAAATGGCCATGCCGCGCCCGTTGAACTTTTACGGCCAAACCAAGCTGGCGGGCGAACAGGCCGTGGCCGCAATGCTACCGACCAGACATTATATCCTCCGTCTGCCGATCCTGTACGGACCAGTGACGCGGCTCGACGAATGTCCGGCAATGGCGTTGGCGCAGGCATTGTTGGCAACAGATCCGGTGGCGCTTGACCATTGGGCCGTTCGTTTCCCCACACTGACGGACGATGTCGCGTTGGTACTCGAACAGATGGTCGCACGCATCGCGCGCGATGGACTCGCGGCGGGCGTGTATCATTGGCAATCTGATGAGGCCTTTACCAAATACGAACTGACGAAGGCCATGGAAGAAATATTGGGTGTTGCGACAGACCATTTAGTGCCAGTGACCACGCCCTCATCGGAAGCGCCGCGTCCGCAGAATTGTCAGATGGTCTGTGCTGGACTTGAAAAGCTGGGCATCGGCCATCGCACCCCATTGCGCTCCGTAATCGGGAGTCTGTTGCAGCCATTCATGCGCGCGTAG
- a CDS encoding putative DNA binding domain-containing protein — translation MPPLDDELVEQILTLPEGRTFDVKRVGDNSGKIKTITAFANTDGGVLVLGVEDSKKATGRDRVYGIQENLESVAELKRLLGHRITPVIDLPHSEPLSFIEIGCTLRDGSAGSILVVKVSKSYTVHSIVDGGTFVREDNTNRHLSASQITELSMQRGATSAVNILADVPFELLNTIYWKEYRDYRKLTRDIDQALFHLGLARKDEKGKLLPTRAAVLLFAEEPAGLLDTKCSIRIFHYKGESIEHKVETNLLRTPKSVMGPLKVQITSARDIVIDSLATGVQVGPLGFEIAQRYPVRVITEAITNAVIHRDYRISADIHIRIFANRIEIESPGVLPGGVTAYNIGIRGSHPRNRALVDHLREFPQPPNLDAGEGVRMMFETMGQAELYPPIFLTQPAISKEAVIVFLFNELRLGVWDQVYQYLLKQNDIGNAEVRKILRTDDTIKAYKTISNWVKLGLLVVSNPTAAKQNRRYRLPGATPDQGLLSKLLG, via the coding sequence ATGCCACCTCTTGACGACGAATTGGTCGAACAAATCTTGACCTTACCCGAGGGGCGAACCTTTGATGTTAAACGGGTGGGCGATAATTCCGGCAAGATCAAGACCATTACCGCCTTTGCCAACACGGACGGTGGTGTTCTTGTTTTGGGTGTTGAGGACTCAAAAAAGGCCACGGGGCGGGATCGGGTTTATGGCATTCAGGAAAATTTGGAGTCCGTTGCGGAACTCAAGCGGCTCCTGGGCCACCGGATCACGCCGGTTATCGATTTGCCTCATAGTGAACCGCTCTCATTCATCGAAATCGGTTGTACGCTGAGGGATGGATCTGCGGGCTCCATCCTGGTCGTCAAAGTCAGCAAGAGCTACACCGTTCATTCCATTGTTGATGGCGGTACTTTTGTCCGCGAGGACAATACCAACAGGCACCTGAGCGCAAGCCAGATCACCGAGCTCTCCATGCAGCGGGGCGCCACCAGCGCGGTCAATATCTTGGCCGATGTTCCCTTTGAATTGCTCAATACGATTTACTGGAAGGAATACCGGGATTACCGAAAACTGACCCGCGATATCGATCAAGCCCTGTTTCATCTGGGGCTGGCCAGGAAAGACGAAAAGGGGAAATTACTGCCGACCCGAGCCGCCGTTTTGCTTTTTGCCGAGGAGCCAGCGGGTCTCTTGGATACAAAATGTTCCATCAGAATCTTTCATTACAAAGGCGAATCAATTGAGCATAAGGTGGAAACGAATCTTCTGCGCACACCCAAATCAGTGATGGGGCCATTGAAGGTACAAATCACTTCGGCCAGGGACATCGTGATTGATTCTTTGGCCACCGGTGTCCAGGTGGGGCCTCTTGGTTTTGAAATCGCTCAACGCTATCCGGTAAGGGTTATCACTGAAGCCATCACCAACGCGGTCATTCACCGTGACTATCGGATCTCTGCCGACATCCACATCCGAATCTTTGCCAATCGGATTGAAATTGAAAGCCCCGGCGTTTTGCCCGGGGGAGTAACGGCTTACAATATCGGCATACGGGGTTCTCATCCGCGCAACCGGGCTTTGGTGGATCATTTGAGAGAATTTCCCCAGCCTCCGAATCTGGATGCAGGGGAAGGGGTCAGGATGATGTTTGAAACGATGGGACAGGCGGAGCTTTATCCGCCGATTTTTTTAACTCAGCCGGCCATCTCTAAAGAAGCCGTCATCGTATTTCTCTTCAATGAACTCAGGCTGGGAGTTTGGGATCAGGTTTATCAATATTTGCTGAAGCAAAATGACATAGGGAATGCCGAGGTAAGAAAAATACTTCGGACCGACGATACGATTAAGGCTTACAAGACCATCAGTAATTGGGTCAAGCTGGGTCTTTTGGTTGTGAGTAACCCGACAGCGGCCAAGCAGAATCGTCGTTACCGGCTTCCGGGAGCAACCCCCGATCAGGGGTTGTTATCCAAGCTGCTAGGATAA
- a CDS encoding FAD-binding oxidoreductase, producing the protein MQHADIVIIGAGFAGAACAYFLAAQGCHDVVVVEQAPSAGMAASGRNAQMARQFTLDPAFHPFAVEGTHFLYAPPAEIAPHPLIRAVGSMILLDPARIADTERAVAAAHHTGMQATLIRGAEAMARVPVLQLRDDERVVWTPTDGIVDSDALLHGFLRAATQRGAQLITNAPVRLIVETAEGFLLKAGEEALTARVVVNAAGAWAGHVAGLAGLPNHGLTAYRRHLFITEPTPLIRPDWPFVWDDQHHCYFRPEGGGALMSPCDETEAAADSDDAVDPYQRGALQEKLAHRMPALARLPFARGWTGLRTFTPDRHFLLGWDAQFPRFYWIAGLGGHGVTCAAAVGRRAAEALLQGAGS; encoded by the coding sequence ATGCAACACGCCGACATTGTCATCATCGGGGCCGGGTTTGCGGGGGCGGCATGCGCGTATTTCCTCGCCGCCCAAGGCTGCCATGATGTCGTCGTCGTGGAACAAGCACCATCCGCCGGGATGGCCGCATCTGGCCGCAACGCGCAAATGGCGCGCCAATTCACGCTCGATCCCGCGTTCCATCCATTCGCCGTCGAAGGCACGCATTTCCTCTATGCCCCGCCGGCGGAGATTGCCCCCCATCCGCTGATCCGCGCCGTCGGCTCGATGATCTTGCTCGATCCGGCGCGCATCGCGGACACCGAACGCGCCGTCGCAGCCGCACACCACACTGGCATGCAGGCCACGCTCATTCGCGGCGCCGAAGCGATGGCCCGCGTGCCGGTGCTGCAGTTGCGCGACGACGAACGGGTCGTCTGGACACCGACCGACGGGATCGTCGACAGCGACGCGCTGTTGCACGGCTTCCTCCGCGCGGCCACCCAACGCGGCGCCCAACTGATCACCAACGCGCCGGTCCGGCTGATCGTCGAGACGGCGGAAGGGTTTCTCCTCAAGGCCGGCGAGGAAGCGCTCACGGCCCGGGTCGTCGTCAACGCCGCCGGCGCGTGGGCCGGTCACGTCGCAGGGCTGGCGGGCCTGCCGAATCACGGACTCACGGCGTATCGCCGCCACTTGTTTATCACGGAACCGACCCCGCTCATCCGCCCCGATTGGCCGTTCGTTTGGGACGACCAACATCACTGCTATTTTCGCCCCGAAGGTGGCGGCGCGCTGATGAGTCCCTGCGACGAAACTGAAGCCGCAGCCGACAGCGACGACGCCGTTGATCCGTACCAGCGCGGCGCATTGCAAGAAAAACTCGCGCATCGCATGCCCGCACTCGCGCGATTGCCATTCGCCCGCGGTTGGACGGGACTCCGCACCTTCACACCGGATCGGCATTTCTTGCTCGGCTGGGACGCGCAGTTCCCCCGCTTCTATTGGATCGCCGGCCTCGGCGGGCACGGCGTCACCTGTGCCGCAGCCGTGGGTCGCCGCGCGGCGGAAGCATTGCTGCAAGGAGCCGGATCATGA
- the queG gene encoding tRNA epoxyqueuosine(34) reductase QueG, which produces MPTVDELRSAAQQLGFTTCGVAPISASPSWAAQLDTWLRDGCHGEMAWMARNADRRADPRRILANAHSIISVTLNYYTPHPQTDDPLRGRISRYAWGDDYHDVMLPRLRQLLAWIQTQDPEAEGVAYVDTGPVMEKPWAAHAGLGWQGKHTNLIDPQRGSWLFVGEILTTVTDIECAPTFPPPKNDGRPLPSVTGTKDETAEAVSSHVLRPTSLGHCGTCTRCLDICPTRAIIAPYQLDARRCISYLTIEHPGSIPVELRPLLGNHIYGCDLCQAVCPWNRFATPTPEPAFQPRAANLNPTLLELLALTDETFRESFRDSPIKRIKRRRLLRNVAVALGNSRDPQALPALERALHDPEPLIREHATWAITTITGEPQINSAHNNSQT; this is translated from the coding sequence ATGCCGACCGTCGACGAGCTCCGCTCTGCCGCCCAACAACTTGGTTTCACCACCTGCGGCGTTGCCCCGATCTCCGCATCCCCCTCTTGGGCCGCACAACTCGACACCTGGCTCCGCGACGGCTGCCACGGCGAAATGGCCTGGATGGCCCGCAACGCGGACCGACGCGCCGATCCACGCCGCATCCTCGCAAACGCGCACTCGATCATTTCCGTCACGCTGAATTACTACACGCCACATCCGCAAACCGACGATCCGCTGCGCGGCCGCATCTCCCGCTACGCGTGGGGCGACGACTATCATGACGTGATGCTCCCACGACTGCGACAACTGCTGGCGTGGATCCAGACGCAAGACCCGGAAGCCGAAGGCGTGGCCTACGTCGACACCGGCCCAGTCATGGAAAAACCGTGGGCCGCGCACGCCGGACTCGGTTGGCAAGGCAAACACACCAACTTGATCGACCCGCAACGCGGCTCGTGGCTGTTTGTCGGGGAGATCTTAACAACGGTGACTGACATAGAATGTGCGCCCACCTTCCCACCTCCGAAGAACGACGGACGTCCGCTCCCTTCGGTCACTGGGACGAAGGACGAAACAGCGGAAGCAGTTTCGTCCCACGTCCTACGTCCTACGTCCCTCGGGCACTGCGGTACCTGCACCCGCTGCCTCGATATCTGTCCGACGCGCGCGATCATTGCGCCGTATCAACTCGATGCGCGGCGCTGCATCTCATATCTCACGATCGAACATCCGGGCTCGATCCCCGTCGAATTGCGCCCATTACTCGGCAACCACATTTATGGGTGCGACCTCTGCCAAGCGGTTTGTCCCTGGAATCGCTTCGCGACGCCGACTCCGGAGCCTGCGTTTCAGCCGCGCGCCGCAAACCTCAATCCGACGCTGCTCGAGTTGCTGGCTCTCACCGACGAGACGTTTCGTGAAAGCTTCCGCGACTCGCCGATCAAACGCATCAAACGCCGCCGCTTGTTGCGCAACGTCGCTGTGGCGCTCGGCAACAGCCGCGATCCGCAAGCCCTCCCGGCCTTGGAACGCGCGCTCCACGACCCGGAACCGCTGATCCGTGAACACGCCACATGGGCGATTACCACAATCACCGGCGAGCCACAGATTAACTCTGCACACAACAACTCACAAACGTGA